The Methylothermaceae bacteria B42 genome contains a region encoding:
- a CDS encoding isovaleryl-CoA dehydrogenase: MMPNSEDTAKTLQQFGRQGLFGHGVPKEWHGHGNTFAELIRHHEKAGETCHDPGLILALNAHLWGALFPILRFGDERQKQQWLPGLVSGSFIGGHAITEPEAGSNPADMQTRAENDGNGFRLNGHKRYITNAPIADVMIVYAYLRQKPSAFVLRRGDPGFHANAEHTVMACRSAPMGEVLLDDCRIPTERLLGKPGAGLMMIQSALEWERAFIYAGIAGAMQWQLDRIIEHSRKRQTGGGHLGRHQAISHRIADMATRLDTLRLWLKECARLADAGKRMTLASAQTKLVASEAFLQSTLDAVHILGAKGLETSSGMSEWLNDAASGRLFSGTSEIQKNLIAALLGTGEGYRLKNRAS, translated from the coding sequence ATGATGCCCAACTCCGAAGACACCGCCAAAACCCTCCAACAATTCGGACGGCAAGGCCTGTTTGGCCACGGCGTTCCAAAGGAATGGCACGGCCATGGAAATACCTTTGCCGAACTGATCCGCCACCACGAAAAGGCCGGCGAAACCTGTCACGATCCTGGTTTGATCCTGGCCCTCAACGCCCATTTGTGGGGCGCGCTGTTTCCGATATTGCGTTTTGGCGATGAGCGGCAAAAACAGCAATGGCTGCCCGGGCTCGTGTCGGGCTCGTTCATCGGCGGCCACGCCATTACCGAACCGGAGGCAGGCTCCAACCCCGCCGATATGCAAACCCGCGCGGAAAATGACGGCAACGGTTTTCGCCTGAATGGCCACAAGCGCTATATCACCAACGCCCCCATTGCCGACGTGATGATCGTCTACGCTTATTTGCGGCAAAAGCCTTCGGCTTTCGTGCTGCGGCGCGGCGACCCCGGCTTTCATGCCAATGCCGAACACACTGTCATGGCCTGCCGGAGCGCGCCCATGGGGGAAGTCCTCCTGGACGACTGCCGGATTCCCACGGAAAGACTGCTGGGCAAACCCGGCGCGGGATTGATGATGATTCAAAGCGCCCTGGAATGGGAACGCGCCTTTATCTATGCCGGCATCGCCGGCGCCATGCAATGGCAGTTGGATCGAATCATTGAACACAGCCGCAAACGCCAAACCGGCGGCGGCCACCTGGGACGCCACCAGGCTATTTCCCACCGGATCGCCGACATGGCCACCCGCCTCGATACTCTCCGGCTTTGGTTGAAGGAATGCGCCCGGCTGGCCGATGCTGGCAAAAGGATGACTCTGGCTTCCGCCCAGACCAAACTGGTCGCCTCGGAAGCTTTTTTACAATCCACCCTGGACGCTGTCCATATTCTAGGCGCCAAAGGATTGGAAACCTCATCCGGCATGTCAGAATGGCTCAACGACGCCGCCTCGGGCAGACTATTCTCCGGCACCTCGGAAATCCAGAAAAATCTGATTGCCGCGTTGTTGGGGACGGGAGAAGGTTACCGGTTAAAAAACCGGGCTTCCTGA
- a CDS encoding phosphopantetheine-binding protein gives MKSKLRDFILGELIYCEDPARFGDDEDLLEAGLDSLGIMRLIMFAEREFNITLPDTEVEPDSVRSLNALTHWIESHRS, from the coding sequence ATCAAAAGCAAACTCCGCGACTTTATCCTGGGGGAACTCATTTACTGCGAAGATCCCGCCCGGTTCGGCGATGACGAGGATCTTTTGGAAGCTGGCCTCGACAGCCTGGGGATCATGCGGCTCATCATGTTCGCGGAACGGGAATTTAACATTACCTTGCCCGACACCGAGGTAGAACCCGATTCCGTCCGCAGCTTAAATGCCTTAACCCATTGGATTGAATCTCACCGTTCATGA